Genomic window (Saccharothrix australiensis):
CCTCGTGGATCGCCATGCGCTCCTGGATGCGTCGCAGCGGTCCCGGCGCCCACCACGCCGCGTTGCCGAGCAGCTTCAGCACGGCGGGCACGAGCAGCATCCGCACCACGGTGGCGTCCAGCGCGAGCGCCAGGATCATGCCGACGCCCACGAACCGCATCATGGTGATCTGCGAGAACGCGAACGCGCCGGTCACCACGATCAGCAGCAGCGCCGCCGCCGTGATCACCCGGCCGGTCTTCGCCAGCCCCGCCGACACCGCCTCCTCGGTGGTGGCACCGCGACCGCGCGCCTCCACCATGCGGGACATCAGGAACACCTCGTAGTCGGTGGACAGGCCGAACACCATCGCGGCCATCAGCACGACGATCCCGGACTCCAGCGGCGCGGGCGTCACGCCCAGCAGGTCCGCGCCGTGCCCCTCCTGGAACACCCACACCAGCACGCCGAACGTGGCCGACAGCGACAGCGCGCTGACCACGACCGCCTTGATCGGCAGCAGGATCGACCCGAACGCCAGGAACATCAGCGCGAACGTCGCGCCGACCAGCAGCAGCACCATCCACGGCAGCTTGTCGCGGATCGCGTCGAGGCTGTCCGACACCACCGCCGTGCTGCCGCCGACCAGCACCTCCGACGTCCCCGGCCCGGCCAGCGCCCGGACGTCGCGCAGCGCCTGCTTGGACTCGTCGCTGAGCTGGTCGTGCTCCAGGTCGGCGGTGAGCAGCCACACGCCGTCCTTCGGCTCGGCCGCGATCCGGGTCTCGCCGACACCGGCCACGTCGCCGACCCCGGTGGCGAACGCCTGCACGTCGGCGGGCGACGGGTCGCCCGTGACCACGATCTTCAGGCCGCCGGAGGCGAGCGCCGGGAAGTCCCGGTCGATGGTCTCGGCCGCCACCCGCGCGGAGTTGCCCTCCGGCAGCACCTTCTCGGTGACCTCGCCGAACTTCACGCCCAGGAACGGCGCGCCGAGCGCCAGCAGCACGGCCACGATGGGCAGCACGAACAGCACCGGGCGCTTCATCACCCGGCTGGCCAGCCGCCGCCAGCCCGCCTCGGACGGACCGCCCCGGTCCTTGCGCCACGGCACGGCGAGCTTGTCGACGCGGTGCCCGAGGACGCCGAGCAGCGCGGGCAGCAGGGTGACCGACACCAGCGCCGCGATCGCGACCGCCGACATGCCGCCGTAGCTGAGAGACTTCAGGAAGCCGTGCGGGAACAGCAGGAGGCCGGACAGCGCGATCACCAGCAGGGTCGCCGAGAACACGACGGTGCGGCCCGCGGACATGACGGTGCGCCGCACCGCGTCCTCCGTGCCGCGCCCGGCGGCGAGTTCCTCGCGGAACCGACCGACCATGAACAGCCCGTAGTCGATCGCCATCCCGAGGCCGAGCAGGCTGGCCACGTTGACGGCGAACGAGTTCACCTCAGCGCCGAGGGAGATCGCGTGGAGGACGCCGAGCGAGCCCATGATCGCGAGACCGCCGACCACGACCGGCAGCGACGCCGCGACCAGGCCACCGAAGATGATCACCAGCAGCACCAGCACGATCGGCAGCGACACCGCCTCGGCCTTGGCCAGGTCGGACGACGACATGTCGTTGATGGCCTGCTGCGTGGGCACGAGGCCGCCGACCTGCTGCGTGACGCCGTCGACCGCCAGCCGGTCGGCGATCTGCTCGTACTGCTTGACGTGCGTGTTGGAGTCCGAGCCGCGCAGGGTGATCGCGACCAGCGACTTGCCCGCCTCCGGCGAGGGGATCGGCGGCTGCACCCGCAGCACGGCGTCCTCGGGCAGCTCGGCGAGCTTGCCGGCGATCTGCTGGAGCCGGGCCGGGTCGACGGTGTCGTAGACCACGACGACGTCGCCGCCCTGGCGGCCGAACGCGTCCTCCGCGACCTGGTTCGCCCGCGCCGACTCGCTGGCGGGCGCGTCGTAGCCGCCCTGGCTGAGCCGGTCGAAGACGCCGAGGCCCCAGATGCCGCCGGCCACCGCCAGCACCACCGTCGCGATCAACACCACCCACCGACGGCGGTACGCCAGCGATCCCCAGTTCGCGAACACGCGTCCTCCCAGGCAGGTGCGTTACGGTGGCGTGAATGGCGTCAACTCCGTAAACACCGTTCACTGAATCCTTGGCCGACCGTACGCGTGGTGAACACCGTTTACAACCCGATGGGGTGACATATGACCGAGGCCACCCGCCGAGAACGGCTCCGTGCCGAGACGGAGCGTGACATCCGTCGGCAGGCGCGCGCCCTGCTCGTGGCACATGGCCGGGACGCCGTCACCCTGCGTGCCATCGCTCGGGAACTCGGCATCACCGCGCCGGCCCTCTACCGGTACTACGACTCGCGGGAGGACCTGCTCCACCAGCTCGCCGACGACATCTGCACCGACCTCGCCGCCGAGCTGGACGCCGGGCTGGCCGCCATCCCGCCCGACGACGTGACGGCGCAGGTCTACTCCGTGTGCCGGGGCTTCCGCCGCTGGGCGCTCGCGCACCCGCAGGAGTTCGTGCTGGTGTTCGCGTCCACAGAGGACGCCATCGGCCGGTGCCACCCGGACGAGCGGCACCAGGTCGGCGACCAGTTCGGCCGGGTGTTCCTGGAGGTCGCGGGACGGCTCATCGCAAGCCACCCGGCACCCGAGGCGGGTCCGCCGGAGGTGCCCGCGAGCCTGCACGCGGACCTGGAGGTCTTCCAGCGCGTCCTGATCGACACGGTCACCGCGCGGGGCGTGCCCGCGGACCCGGACCTGCTGCCGCTGGGCGCGGTCTACCACATCACGCAGTCGTGGGTCCGGCTCTACGGGCACGTGGCGCTGGAGGTGTTCGGCCGCTTCCCGTTCGCGATGTCCAACCCCGAGCCGATGTTCGACTCGATGCTGGCCGAGATCCTGAGCGAGATGGGCTTCACCGGCTCACCTCGGTGAACCGGGCAGTGCGGGAGTCGCCCCCCGCGGGGGGCGACTCCCGGCACGCGAGCGACCCCGCTACAGCACCACGTTCACCAGGCGGCCCGGCACGACGATGACCTTGCGCGGCTCGCCGCCGCCCACCAGCTCGGCCACCTTCGCGTCCGCCAGCGCGACCGCCTTCACCTCGTCCGCCGACGCCGACGCGGGCACCACCACGCGGGCCTTCACCTTGCCGTTGACCTGGATCGGGTACTCGACCGTGTCCTCGACCAGGTACCGCTCCTCGGCCCGCGGGAACGGCCCGTGCGCCAGCGACCCGTCGTGGCCCAGCCGGGCCCACAGCTCCTCCGCCACGTGCGGGCACAGCGGGGCCAGCAGCAGCACCAGCGGCTCGGCCAGCGCGCGGGGCGCGCCGCCGGTGTAGTGCTTGGTGATGAAGTTGTTCAGCTCGATCAGCTTCGCGCCCGCCGTGTTGTAGCGCAGGTTGCCGTAGTCGTCGTGCACGCCCGCGATCGTCTTGTGCAGCAGGCGCAGCGCCTCCTCCGACGGCTCCTCGTCCGTCACCCGCAGCGCGCCGGTCTCCTCGTCGACCAGGTTGCGCCACAGGCGTTGCAGGAACCGGTGCGCGCCGACGACGTCCTTCGTCGCCCACGGGCGGGACACGTCCATCGGGCCCATCGACATCTCGTACAGGCGGAACGTGTCCGCGCCGTACCGGGCGCACATCTCGTCCGGGGTGACGACGTTCTTCAGGCTCTTGCCCATCTTGCCGTACTCGCGCCGCACCTCCTCGCCCTCGAAGAAGTACCGGCCGTCGCGCTCCTCGACCTGCTCGGCGGGCACGGGCGTCCCGCGGCCGTCCCGGTACGCGTACGCCTCGATGTAGCCCTGGTTGAACAGCCGCCGGTACGGCTCGTCCCCGGACACGTGGCCCAGGTCGAACAGCACCTTCTGCCAGAACCGCGCGTACAGCAGGTGCAGCACGGCGTGCTCGACGCCGCCGATGTACAGGTCGACGCCGCCGGGGTCGTCCGCGCCGTGCTCCGCGGTGCGCGGGCCCAGCCAGTAGCGCTCGTTCTCGGCGTTGACGAACCGCTCGGTCTCCGTCGGGTCGACGTACCGCAGCTGGTACCAGCACGAACCCGCCCAGTTGGGCATGGTGTTGGTCTCGCGGCGGTACCGCTTCGGTCCGTCGCCCAGGTCCAGCTCCACCTCGACCCAGTCGGTGGCGCGGGACAGCGGCGGCGACGGCTCCGAGTTCGCGTCCTCCGGGTCGAAGGTGCGCGGCGAGTAGTCGTCCACGTCGGGCAGCTCGACGGGCAGCATCGACTCGGGCACGGCGATCGGCGTGCCCTCCTCGTCGTAGACCACCGGGAACGGCTCGCCCCAGTACCGCTGGCGGGAGAACAGCCAGTCGCGCAGCTTGAACTGCACGGTGCCCTCGCCGTGGCCGTGCTCCTCCAGCCACGCGACGACCGCCTTCTTGGCCTCGTCGACGGCCAGGCCGTCCAGGCTGATCCCGCGGTCGCCGTGGCTGTTGATCGCCGGGCCCGCGCCGGTGTACGCCTCGCCGTCGAAGTCCGCCGGCGGCTGCACGGTCCGGATGATCGGCAGGTCGAACGCCCGCGCGAAGTCCCAGTCCCGCTGGTCCTGGCCGGGCACCGCCATGATCGCGCCCGTGCCGTAGCCCATCAGCACGTAGTCGGCGACGTAGACCGGGATCTCCGCGCCGTTGACCGGGTTCACCGCGTGCGCGCCGGTGAAGACGCCGGTCTTCTCCTTGTTCTCCTGGCGGTCCAGCTCGGACTTGCGGGACGCCTCGCGGCGGTACCGGGCGATCGCCTCCGCCTGCTCCGGGGTGGCGATCTCGTCCACCAGCGGGTGCTCGGGCGCCAGCACCAGGTAGGTCGCGCCGAACAACGTGTCCGGGCGGGTGGTGAACACCTCGACCTCGTGCGCGCCGACGGGGAACCGGACCCGCGCGCCGTGCGACCGGCCGATCCAGTTGCGCTGCATCGACTTGACCTTCTCCGGCCAGTCCAGGCGGTCCAGGTCGTCCAGCAGGCGGTCCGAGTACGCGGTGATGCGCATCATCCACTGGCGCAGCGACCGGCGGAACACCGGGAAGTTGCCGCGCTCGCTGCGGCCGTCGGCGGTGACCTCCTCGTTCGCCAGCACCGTGCCCAGGCCGGGGCACCAGTTCACCGGCGCCTCCGACAGGTACGCCAGCCGGTGGCCGCCCAGCACCTTCTGCCGCTCCGCGCCGGTCAGCTCGGCCCAGGCGCGGCCGTCCGGCGTGGCGCGCTCACCGCGCTCGTACTGGGCCTCCAGCTCGGCGATCGGCCGGGCCCGGCCCGCCTCCGCGTCGTACCAGGAGTTGAAGATCTGTAGGAAGATCCACTGGGTCCACTTGTAGTAGCCGGGGTCGATGGTGGAGATCCGGCGGCGCTCGTCGTGGCCCAGGCCGACCCGGCGGATCTGCCGCAGGTAGGTCCGGATGTTGTCCTCGGTGGTCTCGCGCGGGTGCCTGCCGGTCTGCACGGCGTACTGCTCGGCGGGCAGCCCGAACGCGTCGAACCCCATCGTGTGGAGCACGTTGCGGCCGGTCATCCGGTGGTACCGGGCGAACACGTCGGTGCCGATGAAGCCCAGCGGGTGGCCCACGTGCAGGCCCGCGCCCGACGGGTAGGGGAACATGTCCTGCACGAACAGCTTGTCCTCGGGCACGTCGCCCCGGAGCGGGCCGACCGGGTTGGGCGCGTGGAACGTGCCGCGCTCCTCCCACTCCCGTTGCCACCGCTGCTCGATCTCGCCCGCCAGCTCGGCGGTGTAGCGGAAGGCGGGCGTCTCCGCCGCGTCGGTGCTCATGGTGGCGTTTCCCTTCGGTTGCCGGCCCCTGACATGACGAAACCCCCCAGCCCGTGGAGGGCATGAGGGGTTGCCGCGCCGACCCTGGGTGGTGGGTCCGCGCGGCTAGCTAAGGAGCAGGCGGGCCGTGCTCATGCCGTCCACGGTATCAGCGCACGGCAAGCACGATGAACTGGGTGACCGGGTCGCGGCGAAGTTGTCGTCCGAGACCAGGACCAGCGTGCGGTCCGGGCCCCACGCCATGCCCTCGACGTTGCCCACCCGGCTGAGCGGGAAGTCGGCGAGGTCGGCGAGCAGGCGCTTGGGCATCGGCCCGGCGCGGTCGAGCGACCTGCCCGCGACGTCGGTCGCGCCGTGCGTGGTGGCCTCGAACAGGCGGACCTTGTTGCCGACGCCCGGCGCGAACGAGCGCTCCAGCACGAGGAACCGGCCGCCGCGCGGGTCGGGCAGGATCGCCGTGACGCCCGTGCTGCCGCCCTCGGCGAACACGGGCTCCTGGCGGTAGGCGTACTGGGCGCGCACCCGGTCGGGCGTCTGGGTGGTGATCCGCGAGACCGCGCCCCTGGTGCGGTCGGCGGGCGGGCCGTCCCGGAGCAGCGGGCCCTCGACGGCGGTGACCACCCGGCCGCGGGCCAGGGCCGGCCCCTCCAGGGCCTCGTTGCGCCGGGGCCCCTGGTCGGGGCGCATCCGGAGGTTGTCGGCGAGCCGGTACTCGCGGACGAACGCGCCGTCCCGCGCGGCCTCGCGGACCGACGGGTCGATCGGGGTCGCGCCCCGGTCGCCCTCCTGGCTCCACACGTAGTGGCCGGTGCGCGGGTCGACGCGGATGTCCTCGGGGTCGACGGTGTTCGCCGGGTACGGCGCGCCCGTCGCGTCGCGCAGGCGGTGCACGGCGGTGAAGGTGGGCACGCCCCGCGGGGAGATCCGCGCCGAGCACGAGCCGCGACATGCGGGCAGCTCACCGGATCGCGGTGGCCACGAGTTGACGACGAGGTGACCGCGAGCCGACCCCGCGCGGGGTGGGGCGCGCCACCTTCCGCCGACCTGGTTCGGTCCCGCCCGGGGGACGCGCCTACCCTCGATGGCGTGAACATCGTGCTGCTCGTGGTGCTGGGGCTGGTGGGCGTCGCATTCGTGGCCGTCGGCGTCCTGGGGATGCGCGGCCGACTCCACCGCAACCGGTTCTTCGGCGTGCGGACCAAGGCCACGCTGCGCGACGACGAGGCGTTCACGCTGGCCAACCGGATCGCCGCCGTGCCGACGCTGGTCGCGGGCGCGATCGCGCTGGCCACGGGCGTCGCGGTGGCGCTGAACGCGGAGACCGCGCTGGTCGTGGGCGCGCTCGGGCTGGTCGGCTCGCTGGTGATCGCGTCCGCGGGCGGCGTGCTGGGCCACCGCGCGGCCGAGGCCATGCCCTCGCCGGAACCCGCCGGCTGCGGCGGCTGCGCCTGTGCCGGCGCGTGCGGCGTCCTCCAGCGCGCCTGACGACCCGGCGCGCGGCCGTCGGACCGTCCCCCGCTAGTTGCGCCGCACGTCCACCGGGAACGTGGCCAGCAGCGCGGTCGGCATGCCCTGCCTGCGCAGCACCCGGCCCCAGAGGTCGGTGTTGGGCGGTGTGAGGACGTCGTCGGGCAGGCCGGGCACGACGATCCAGTCACCGCGCTCGATCTCGCCCGCCAACTGGTCCTCGCCCCAGCCCGAGTAGCCCGCGAACACCCGCAGGCCGCGCACCTTCGCGACCAGGGCGTCCGGGTCGGAGTCCAGGTCGATCAGGGCGACCGGGCCGTGGACGTTCACCACGCCCTCGATCGAACCCGCGTCCTCGCCCGTGCGCAGCGCGGCCAGGCACAGCGCGGTCTTCTGCTCCACCGGGCCGCCGATGTACACGGCCTGCGGCCGGCTCACGTGCGGGCCCCACGAGGGCAGGACGTCGTGCACGGCGACCTCGCTGGGGCGGTTCAGCACCACACCGAGGGTGCCCTCGCCCCGGTGGTCGATGACGTAGACCACCGTGCGGCGGAAGTTCGAGTCGGTCAGGCTCGGTGCCGCGACCAGCAGGGAACCCGGTTCGACTTCGGCATCAGGTCGCACGGGGACCATGATCCCAGACGACGCGGATCACACCCGTCGTGGAACATCCGGGCTACCGTGGTCGTTGTACGAACCGTCAGGCGCCATCGAGTCCCCCGGGCCCAACCAAAACCGCCTTCGCGGAATACCGTCCGGCTGGAGCCGCGTAGCGCAACCCGCCGAGAGGCGACCGGGCGTCTGACCCCGGGAGGCCGGACCCGTCACGGGTCCGGCCTTCGCGGTTCGCCGGGTCGGCCCCCGGCGCACGGCGGGTCCGGCCACCGCGATCGCAAGGCATAGGCTCGTCGGGTGACCAGTGCCGGGACGACCACGGCGAAGCACCACCTTGGTGTCCGGCGACTCCTCGCCACGGCGGACTTCCGCAGGCTGTTCGCCTCGCGGCTCGCGTCCCAGTGGGGCGACGGGCTGTTCCAGGCCGGGCTCGCCGGCGCGGTGCTGTTCAACCCGGAGCGCCACGCCGACCCGCTCGCCGTCGCGGCCGGGTTCGCCGTGCTGCTCCTGCCGTACTCCGTGGTGGGCCCGTTCGCGGGCGCGCTGCTCGACCGGTGGGACCGCCGCCGGGTGCTGGTCGTGGCGAACCTCGTGCGCGGCGTGTTCGTCCTGCTCACCGCCGCCGCCGTCGGGCTCGGCCTGGACGGCGTGCCGCTGTACGCGGCGGCGCTGTTCGTCACGGGCGTGAGCCGGTTCGCGGGCTCGGGCCTGTCCGCGTCCCTGCCGCACGTCGTCGCGGAGGAGCACCTCGTGGAGGCGAACGCGTTCGTCACCACCCTCGGCGCGCTCATGGCGGTGTTCGGTGCGGGTTGCGCGGTGGCGCTGCGGCAGGTGTTCGGCGCGGGCGACGGCGGCTCGGCGTGGACCACGGCGGTCGCCGTCCTCGGCTCGCTGGCCGCGGGGTACCTGGCGTCCCGGTTCGCGCGTGGCGCGCTCGGGCCGGACGAGGTCGACGAGCCGAGGCGCACGGCCACCGCCGTGGCGCGCGGCCTGCTGGACGGCGGGCGGGCGGCGTGGCGGACGCCCAGCGTGGCCGCCGCGCTGCTGGCGCTGCTCGCGCACCGGGCCGCGTTCGGGGTGTCCCTGCTGCTCACGCTGCTGCTGATGCGCCACGCGTTCACCGACGTGGGCCCGCTGAAGGCGGGCATGGCCGGTCTCGGCGAGATCGCCGTCGCGGGCGGCGCGGGCATCCTGCTGGCGGGCCTGATCACGGACCGGATCGTGGACGTGCTCGGCCGCCGGGGGACGGTGTGCGGTGCGCTCGGCCTGGCCGCCGCGAGCCAGCTCGGGCTCGGCCTGCCGATGCTGCTGCCGACGACGCTGGCCGCGTCGTTCGTGCTGACGTTCGCGGGCCAGGTGATCAAGCTGTGCGTGGACGCGGCCGTGCAGAGCGACATCGGCGACGAGGTGCGCGGTCGGGTGTTCGCCCTCTACGACACGCTGTTCAACGCGACCCAGGTGGGCGCGGTGGCGGTGGCGGCGATGGTGGTCCCGCTGGACGGCCGCTCCCCGGCCCTGATCGTGGCGGCGACGGCGTCCTACGTGGTGGGCATCGTGGTGTTCGTGAACTGGCACCGGATCAGCAGGTAGTAGGCACCGATCAAAGTATCCTGGCACCGGAAAAGAAGGTTGACGCGGTCACACCCGGTCGCGCTGTGTTTAATTGGCCTCGGCTTCGCCTCGGCGGCTCGGCCGCCTTTTAGTCGGCAGGTCGCGCCTGATTTTCCTGCGATCGAAAAGCGTGATCGCAGGAAAATGAGGCACGACCTGCCGACGCGGCCTCGCGGTGCGGGAGCGGTGATGGCGTGAAGTGCCATGCGACCTGGTATCGGCTGGCCTACCTGCTCCCGCGCCGCGAGGCCGCGTCGGCCTGTCCCGCCTGATTTCTCGCCGATCACGCTTTTCGATCGGCGAGAAATCAGGCGGGATGGGCCGACTAAAAGGCGGCCGAGCCGCCGTCTGCGGAGCAGCGGCCATTAGACACAGGCACCGGCAGTCGGATCAGGCCCGTCTCGTGCGCGAACACCACCGCCGCCATCCGGTCGCGCAGGTTCAGCGTGCGCAGGATCTCGTCCACCACGGCGCCGACCTGGCGTTGGCTCACCGCGAGCACGCGCGCGATCTCGTGGTCCGCCAGGCCCCTCGCCAGGCACCGCAGCACGGCCCGCTGGTGGTCCGACAGCGCGGACAGGTCCTGCGCACGGGCGCTTCCCTCCGCGGACAATCCCCAAGCGTTCATGCACCACCACCCCCAGTGTGCGTACGACGCACACAGTCATGGTGTCGCAACTGCCTGTCACTTGGCTAACGGAAAGCGGGTGATTCCGCCGTCACACGGGCGGCTCGATGCCCTCCGACCGCGCCCACGCGTACAGCTCCGCGACCGCCTCGTCGTGGTCGAGCGGCCCGCGGTCCAAGCGCAGCTCCTTGAGGAACTTCCACGCCCGGCCCACCTGCGGGCCCGGCGGGAGGCCGAGCAGCCGCATGATCTCGTTCCCGTCCAGGTCGGGCCGCACGCGCCGCAGGTCCTCCTCGGCGGCGATCCGCTCGATGCGCCGTTCGAGGTCGTCGTACGTGCGCTGCAACGCGTTGGCCTTGCGCTTGTTGCGCGTGGTGCAGTCGGCGCGCACGAGCTTGTGCAGCCGGGGGAGCAGGGGACCCGCGTCGGTCACGTACCGGCGGACCGCCGAGTCCGTCCACTCCCCGGTGCCGTAGCCGTGGAACCGCAGGTGGAGGTACACGAGCTGGGCGACGTCCTCGACGACGTCCTTCGCGTACCGCAATGCCCGCAAGCGTTTGCGGACCATCTTGGCGCCGACCACCTCGTGGTGGTGGAACGACACGCCGCCGCCCTCCTCGAACCGCCGGGTGTCC
Coding sequences:
- the leuS gene encoding leucine--tRNA ligase; translated protein: MSTDAAETPAFRYTAELAGEIEQRWQREWEERGTFHAPNPVGPLRGDVPEDKLFVQDMFPYPSGAGLHVGHPLGFIGTDVFARYHRMTGRNVLHTMGFDAFGLPAEQYAVQTGRHPRETTEDNIRTYLRQIRRVGLGHDERRRISTIDPGYYKWTQWIFLQIFNSWYDAEAGRARPIAELEAQYERGERATPDGRAWAELTGAERQKVLGGHRLAYLSEAPVNWCPGLGTVLANEEVTADGRSERGNFPVFRRSLRQWMMRITAYSDRLLDDLDRLDWPEKVKSMQRNWIGRSHGARVRFPVGAHEVEVFTTRPDTLFGATYLVLAPEHPLVDEIATPEQAEAIARYRREASRKSELDRQENKEKTGVFTGAHAVNPVNGAEIPVYVADYVLMGYGTGAIMAVPGQDQRDWDFARAFDLPIIRTVQPPADFDGEAYTGAGPAINSHGDRGISLDGLAVDEAKKAVVAWLEEHGHGEGTVQFKLRDWLFSRQRYWGEPFPVVYDEEGTPIAVPESMLPVELPDVDDYSPRTFDPEDANSEPSPPLSRATDWVEVELDLGDGPKRYRRETNTMPNWAGSCWYQLRYVDPTETERFVNAENERYWLGPRTAEHGADDPGGVDLYIGGVEHAVLHLLYARFWQKVLFDLGHVSGDEPYRRLFNQGYIEAYAYRDGRGTPVPAEQVEERDGRYFFEGEEVRREYGKMGKSLKNVVTPDEMCARYGADTFRLYEMSMGPMDVSRPWATKDVVGAHRFLQRLWRNLVDEETGALRVTDEEPSEEALRLLHKTIAGVHDDYGNLRYNTAGAKLIELNNFITKHYTGGAPRALAEPLVLLLAPLCPHVAEELWARLGHDGSLAHGPFPRAEERYLVEDTVEYPIQVNGKVKARVVVPASASADEVKAVALADAKVAELVGGGEPRKVIVVPGRLVNVVL
- a CDS encoding MFS transporter, whose product is MTSAGTTTAKHHLGVRRLLATADFRRLFASRLASQWGDGLFQAGLAGAVLFNPERHADPLAVAAGFAVLLLPYSVVGPFAGALLDRWDRRRVLVVANLVRGVFVLLTAAAVGLGLDGVPLYAAALFVTGVSRFAGSGLSASLPHVVAEEHLVEANAFVTTLGALMAVFGAGCAVALRQVFGAGDGGSAWTTAVAVLGSLAAGYLASRFARGALGPDEVDEPRRTATAVARGLLDGGRAAWRTPSVAAALLALLAHRAAFGVSLLLTLLLMRHAFTDVGPLKAGMAGLGEIAVAGGAGILLAGLITDRIVDVLGRRGTVCGALGLAAASQLGLGLPMLLPTTLAASFVLTFAGQVIKLCVDAAVQSDIGDEVRGRVFALYDTLFNATQVGAVAVAAMVVPLDGRSPALIVAATASYVVGIVVFVNWHRISR
- a CDS encoding SdpI family protein, which translates into the protein MNIVLLVVLGLVGVAFVAVGVLGMRGRLHRNRFFGVRTKATLRDDEAFTLANRIAAVPTLVAGAIALATGVAVALNAETALVVGALGLVGSLVIASAGGVLGHRAAEAMPSPEPAGCGGCACAGACGVLQRA
- a CDS encoding response regulator transcription factor, whose product is MNAWGLSAEGSARAQDLSALSDHQRAVLRCLARGLADHEIARVLAVSQRQVGAVVDEILRTLNLRDRMAAVVFAHETGLIRLPVPVSNGRCSADGGSAAF
- a CDS encoding YqgE/AlgH family protein, producing the protein MVPVRPDAEVEPGSLLVAAPSLTDSNFRRTVVYVIDHRGEGTLGVVLNRPSEVAVHDVLPSWGPHVSRPQAVYIGGPVEQKTALCLAALRTGEDAGSIEGVVNVHGPVALIDLDSDPDALVAKVRGLRVFAGYSGWGEDQLAGEIERGDWIVVPGLPDDVLTPPNTDLWGRVLRRQGMPTALLATFPVDVRRN
- a CDS encoding MMPL family transporter gives rise to the protein MFANWGSLAYRRRWVVLIATVVLAVAGGIWGLGVFDRLSQGGYDAPASESARANQVAEDAFGRQGGDVVVVYDTVDPARLQQIAGKLAELPEDAVLRVQPPIPSPEAGKSLVAITLRGSDSNTHVKQYEQIADRLAVDGVTQQVGGLVPTQQAINDMSSSDLAKAEAVSLPIVLVLLVIIFGGLVAASLPVVVGGLAIMGSLGVLHAISLGAEVNSFAVNVASLLGLGMAIDYGLFMVGRFREELAAGRGTEDAVRRTVMSAGRTVVFSATLLVIALSGLLLFPHGFLKSLSYGGMSAVAIAALVSVTLLPALLGVLGHRVDKLAVPWRKDRGGPSEAGWRRLASRVMKRPVLFVLPIVAVLLALGAPFLGVKFGEVTEKVLPEGNSARVAAETIDRDFPALASGGLKIVVTGDPSPADVQAFATGVGDVAGVGETRIAAEPKDGVWLLTADLEHDQLSDESKQALRDVRALAGPGTSEVLVGGSTAVVSDSLDAIRDKLPWMVLLLVGATFALMFLAFGSILLPIKAVVVSALSLSATFGVLVWVFQEGHGADLLGVTPAPLESGIVVLMAAMVFGLSTDYEVFLMSRMVEARGRGATTEEAVSAGLAKTGRVITAAALLLIVVTGAFAFSQITMMRFVGVGMILALALDATVVRMLLVPAVLKLLGNAAWWAPGPLRRIQERMAIHEDVPAEDEKVPARV
- a CDS encoding TetR/AcrR family transcriptional regulator, which encodes MTEATRRERLRAETERDIRRQARALLVAHGRDAVTLRAIARELGITAPALYRYYDSREDLLHQLADDICTDLAAELDAGLAAIPPDDVTAQVYSVCRGFRRWALAHPQEFVLVFASTEDAIGRCHPDERHQVGDQFGRVFLEVAGRLIASHPAPEAGPPEVPASLHADLEVFQRVLIDTVTARGVPADPDLLPLGAVYHITQSWVRLYGHVALEVFGRFPFAMSNPEPMFDSMLAEILSEMGFTGSPR
- a CDS encoding esterase-like activity of phytase family protein — encoded protein: MPTFTAVHRLRDATGAPYPANTVDPEDIRVDPRTGHYVWSQEGDRGATPIDPSVREAARDGAFVREYRLADNLRMRPDQGPRRNEALEGPALARGRVVTAVEGPLLRDGPPADRTRGAVSRITTQTPDRVRAQYAYRQEPVFAEGGSTGVTAILPDPRGGRFLVLERSFAPGVGNKVRLFEATTHGATDVAGRSLDRAGPMPKRLLADLADFPLSRVGNVEGMAWGPDRTLVLVSDDNFAATRSPSSSCLPCADTVDGMSTARLLLS